A single Epinephelus lanceolatus isolate andai-2023 chromosome 22, ASM4190304v1, whole genome shotgun sequence DNA region contains:
- the rpgrip1 gene encoding protein fantom isoform X1 — protein sequence MSPVMDETAGDLPVRDVGLMRGGLMPTVPDTLRDVKPWKKHNVMKTKVDPQRLFRFPREHLEDLCLRLQEENSLLRQHTRTQEQRIRRMSARLMRLRQACPGSGAVKERDMEDTMQELEARVAMLESQKGVLQNKLSLAKQHIMDIGGRTPYRFSKGKSMEVEGGVRRAAQTAPPRYGPTLEDTRAEMERFRSSVTEQVRATELELTAQALRDTLREKEKEIEGTVREMRKQQADRHRIIIRENVDLIRLQKQLTDKSTALRVTQEKFNNLQEAYENQLEESQRSLRQSQGALLEKVEELTEQLKQERQRALALEGQLTSSSLSLQTLDKLQEQISDLEGERDLIKENYNTLLESTLSVQSTHDGKVEQYREVKQRREEQEENIGRMEIQRLEDMLRAERAERGRLELEKEKLRCEKELLEESKEQEREFSGMTKDSREHLEQEVLRYREQVSALQDRLDSVTKEFDMSVEELSETLIQIKAFRMQQESRAGLRFLWADGTVEDSPRELANIQVSHAETVLELQKTRNILKLEHQISKDLQEELNTVSQKMGREREESRRRMAEKDKLLSKRALQINALQAQLKELAYSPRNYKRTIPMQYTWPAGDQEVVQSIEDDLSFSQLRAGESLLEIHLKAATFTPAGLRTMSGVPHEDIVTFCTYSLLDFEVHSTPLVSGSQPNYGFTSRYALTARDLGRLGGQGSRVRVELHQALGGVRFVTHGSGQMSLMGAMERRDERIGGSVKITGSEGALVGVVDFWVRLFNPAEPIDTVSEREADWRTATQRRPVQITLGWQDTGHEELHDYGGGIPNELVVMLERCVGLNSRWPGLLPDAYLTYRFYDLPPHVSQTVQSTADPVFNDTTSYPLAVTADVLHYLRSSSLWVYVFDDSDDQIPPPYLAKTPIPLRALATGREIRGDYVLRDPAGGPRGMVRVLIKWRYPFQPSADAALGGQGRQDREMESSEREQRRREEASQKPIAKPRVKTHLLEPRETKAVQKETKPLPRPPSVKQKGSQNKQPIPVKPLTTDRKRSSKRSPDLYQGTPHLTPEPRLTTPSHSPTRKSSPTTPSRRSSASSARTQDLPSMDQVSMDEEEEEEEESSESAAAGDSETSGSSESSSQSDIIIIPPKRKMRKGDKLRVEILSLSFEPSSRVARDKSVQRVYVEYRLLGVPMETTETPMSLRKPTKGEEIHYNFTRVIYVDGSQSAPLRQYLYTMLEGTDPNQGRLKFTVVSEPMDDEKECVDVGHAFLDLQELLLTGNDVSEQQIDVMSVDEDKEVIGNLKVSLEAAKALTGIYREFHQKKEAKKEDETDEEDEEEEEEEKEEEKEKEKEKEEDEQEEKQKKDPIPVIDDDDDDDSDF from the exons CCCAGAGAGCACCTGGAGGACCTGTGTCTCAGGCTGCAAGAGGAAAACAGTCTGCTGAGACAACACACTCGTACACAGGAGCAGAGGATACGTag GATGTCTGCCAGACTGATGCGTCTCCGTCAGGCCTGTCCTGGCTCTGGTGCTGTAAAGGAGAGGGACATGGAGGACACCATGCAGGAGCTGGAAGCCCGTGTGGCTATGCTGGAGAGCCAGAAAGGAGTGCTGCAGAACAAACTGAGCCTGGCTAAGCAGCACATTATGGATATCGGGGGACGCACGCCATATAGGTTCAGTAAAG GTAAAAGTATGGAAGTGGAGGGCGGAGTCAGGAGGGCAGCCCAAACTGCCCCACCCCGCTACGGCCCAACGTTGGAAGACACCAgggcagagatggagagatt CAGGTCCAGTGTGACAGAGCAGGTGAGGGCCACAGAGCTGGAGCTGACAGCCCAGGCActcagagacacactgagagagaaggagaaggagataGAGGGGACTGTGAGGGAGATGAGGAAGCAACAGGCTGACAGACACAG AATAATTATTAGAGAGAATGTGGATCTGATCCGTCTACAAAAGCAGCTTACCGACAAGAGCACCGCCCTGAGAGTCACCCAGGAGAAGTTCAACAACCTGCAAGAG GCATATGAGAATCAGCTTGAGGAG AGTCAGAGGTCACTGAGACAAAGCCAGGGTGCTCTGCTGGAGAAAGTGGAGGAGCTGACTGAACAGCTGAagcaggagagacagagagcactgGCACTGGAGGGACAGCTTACCTCCTCTTCCCTGTCTCTACAGACCCTGGACAAG CTACAGGAGCAGATATCAGacctggagggagagagggatcTCATAAAAGAAAACTATAACACTCTACTAGAGAG TACTTTATCTGTGCAAAGCACCCATGATGGTAAGGTGGAACAATATAGAGAAGtgaagcagaggagggaggaacaggaggaaaacATCGGCAGGATGGAAATCCAGAGACTTGAGGACATGCTGCGAGCAGAGAGGGCGGAGAGAGGCAGGCTGGAGCTGGAGAAGGAGAAACTGAGATGTGAAAAGGAGCTATTAGAGGAGAGCAAGGAGCAAGAAAGAG aGTTTTCTGGAATGACGAAGGACAGTCGAGAGCATCTGGAACAGGAGGTACTCAGGTACAGAGAGCAGGTTTCTGCTCTGCAGGACAGACTGGACTCTGTCACCAAG GAGTTTGACATGAGTGTTGAGGAGCTCAGTGAAACTCTCATACAGATCAAG GCATTTAGAATGCAGCAGGAGAGCAGGGCGGGGCTGCGTTTCCTTTGGGCCGATGGGACGGTGGAGGATTCACCCCGCGAGTTGGCAAACATCCAGGTATCACATGCAGAGACTGTGCTGGAATTACAGAAAACCAGAAACATTCTTAAGCTGGAGCACCAGATCAGTAAAGAcctgcag GAAGAGTTGAACACAGTCAGCCAGAagatggggagagagagggaggagagcaggaggaggatggCAGAGAAAGACAAACTTTTATCAAAAAGAGCTCTTCAGATCAACGCTTTACAAG CTCAGTTGAAAGAATTAGCATACAGCCCCAGGAACTACAAACGGACCATACCGATGCAGTACACCTGGCCAGCAGGAGACCAGGAGGTGGTACAGTCCATAGAGGACGACCTGTCTTTCTCTCAGCTGAGGGCTGGAGAGTCACTGTTGGAGATCCACCTTAAG GCTGCCACCTTCACCCCAGCAGGGCTTCGTACTATGAGCGGTGTCCCTCATGAAGACATTGTGACATTCTGCACCTACAGCCTCTTGGACTTTGAGGTGCACTCCACTCCTCTGGTGTCAGGCAGCCAACCCAACTACGGCTTCACATCCCGCTACGCTCTAACAGCCCGAGATCTGGGCAGGCTGGGAGGTCAGGGGTCAAGGGTCAGAGTGGAGCTCCACCAGGCGTTAGGAGGGGTTAGGTTTGTGACGCATGGAAGTGGGCAGATGTCTCTCATGGGTGCCATGGAAAGAAGAGATGAGCGCATTGGTGGAAGTGTGAAAATCACAG GCTCTGAGGGCGCACTTGTTGGTGTCGTGGATTTCTGGGTACGCTTGTTTAACCCTGCAGAGCCCATAGACactgtgtcagagagagaagCTGACTGGAGAACAGCGACACAAAGGAGGCCTGTGCAGATCACTCTGGGCTGGCAAGATACTGGTCATGAG GAGTTACATGACTACGGAGGGGGGATCCCCAATGAGTTGGTGGTTATGCTGGAACGCTGTGTGGGCCTTAATTCTCGCTGGCCTGGACTTCTTCCTGATGCCTACCTGACATACAGGTTCTACGACCTGCCGCCTCACGTCTCTCAAACTGTGCAGTCCACTGCTGACCCAGTGTTCAACGATACCACCAGCTACCCACTAGCAGTCACAGCTGACGTGTTGCACTACCTGAG GTCCAGCAGTTTGTGGGTATATGTGTTTGATGACAGTGATGACCAGATACCGCCACCCTATCTGGCCAAGACCCCCATTCCACTGAGAGCCCTGGCTACAGGCAGGGAGATCAGAG GTGACTATGTCCTGAGGGATCCAGCTGGTGGACCTCGGGGCATGGTCAGGGTCTTGATAAAATGGAGGTACCCCTTCCAACCATCGGCGGATGCTGCGCTGGGTGGACAGGGAAGACAGGACAGAGAAATGGAAAGCAGtgagagggagcagaggaggagagaggaagcaTCACAGAAGCCCATTGCTAAGCCCAGAGTGAAG actcaCCTACTTGAGCCAAGAGAAACCAAAGCTGTGCAGAAAGAGACTAAACCTTTG CCTCGGCCTCCGTCTGTCAAACAGAAAGGCTCACAGAACAAACAACCCATCCCTGTGAAACCGCTTaccacagacaggaagagatccAGCAAGAGATCGCCTGACCTTTACCAGGGCACGCCCCATCTGACCCCAGAGCCAAGACTGACCACGCCTTCTCATTCGCCAACAAGAAA ATCTTCGCCCACCACACCATCTAGGAGAAGCTCTGCCAGCTCTGCCAGGACTCAG GACCTTCCCTCTATGGATCAGGTGTCAATggacgaagaggaggaggaggaagaggagagcagTGAGAGTG ctgctgcaggagacaGTGAAACCTCAGGGTCTTCAGAATCAAGCTCACAAAgcgacatcatcatcatcccacCAAAACGGAAAATGAGGAAG GGAGACAAACTGAGGGTCGAGATTCTGTCCCTGTCGTTTGAACCATCCTCACGTGTGGCGCGCGACAAGTCAGTGCAGCGTGTTTATGTGGAATACCGGCTGCTGGGTGTCCCGATGGAGACGACAGAAACACCCATGTCCCTCCGCAAACCCACAAAGGGAGAGGAGATTCATTACAACTTCACTCGAG TGATTTATGTGGATGGTTCACAGTCAGCTCCACTCAGACAGTACCTTTACACGATGCTGGAGGGCACTGACCCCAACCAGGGCAG GTTAAAGTTCACAGTAGTCAGTGAGCCGATGGACGACGAAAAGGAGTGTGTGGACGTCGGACATGCTTTTCTGGACCTACAGGAACTGCTCCTCACTGGAAATGATGTCAGTGAGCAACAAATTGACG TCATGAGTGTGGATGAAGACAAGGAGGTGATAGGAAATCTGAAAGTATCTCTGGAAGCAGCAAAAGCTCTGACTGGGATATACCGGGAGTTTCACCAGAAAAAGGAGGCCAAGAAAGAAGATGAGACAGATgaagaagatgaggaggaggaagaggaggagaaggaggaggagaaggagaaggagaaggagaaggaagaaGACGAGCAAGAGGAGAAGCAGAAAAAAGATCCGATACCAGTaatagatgatgatgatgatgatgacagtgacTTCTGA
- the rpgrip1 gene encoding protein fantom isoform X3, whose product MSPVMDETAGDLPVRDVGLMRGGLMPTVPDTLRDVKPWKKHNVMKTKVDPQRLFRFPREHLEDLCLRLQEENSLLRQHTRTQEQRIRRMSARLMRLRQACPGSGAVKERDMEDTMQELEARVAMLESQKGVLQNKLSLAKQHIMDIGGRTPYRFSKGKSMEVEGGVRRAAQTAPPRYGPTLEDTRAEMERFRSSVTEQVRATELELTAQALRDTLREKEKEIEGTVREMRKQQADRHRIIIRENVDLIRLQKQLTDKSTALRVTQEKFNNLQEAYENQLEESQRSLRQSQGALLEKVEELTEQLKQERQRALALEGQLTSSSLSLQTLDKLQEQISDLEGERDLIKENYNTLLESTLSVQSTHDGKVEQYREVKQRREEQEENIGRMEIQRLEDMLRAERAERGRLELEKEKLRCEKELLEESKEQEREFSGMTKDSREHLEQEVLRYREQVSALQDRLDSVTKEFDMSVEELSETLIQIKAFRMQQESRAGLRFLWADGTVEDSPRELANIQVSHAETVLELQKTRNILKLEHQISKDLQEELNTVSQKMGREREESRRRMAEKDKLLSKRALQINALQAQLKELAYSPRNYKRTIPMQYTWPAGDQEVVQSIEDDLSFSQLRAGESLLEIHLKAATFTPAGLRTMSGVPHEDIVTFCTYSLLDFEVHSTPLVSGSQPNYGFTSRYALTARDLGRLGGQGSRVRVELHQALGGVRFVTHGSGQMSLMGAMERRDERIGGSVKITGSEGALVGVVDFWVRLFNPAEPIDTVSEREADWRTATQRRPVQITLGWQDTGHEELHDYGGGIPNELVVMLERCVGLNSRWPGLLPDAYLTYRFYDLPPHVSQTVQSTADPVFNDTTSYPLAVTADVLHYLRSSSLWVYVFDDSDDQIPPPYLAKTPIPLRALATGREIRGDYVLRDPAGGPRGMVRVLIKWRYPFQPSADAALGGQGRQDREMESSEREQRRREEASQKPIAKPRVKTHLLEPRETKAVQKETKPLKGSQNKQPIPVKPLTTDRKRSSKRSPDLYQGTPHLTPEPRLTTPSHSPTRKSSPTTPSRRSSASSARTQDLPSMDQVSMDEEEEEEEESSESAAAGDSETSGSSESSSQSDIIIIPPKRKMRKGDKLRVEILSLSFEPSSRVARDKSVQRVYVEYRLLGVPMETTETPMSLRKPTKGEEIHYNFTRVIYVDGSQSAPLRQYLYTMLEGTDPNQGRLKFTVVSEPMDDEKECVDVGHAFLDLQELLLTGNDVSEQQIDVMSVDEDKEVIGNLKVSLEAAKALTGIYREFHQKKEAKKEDETDEEDEEEEEEEKEEEKEKEKEKEEDEQEEKQKKDPIPVIDDDDDDDSDF is encoded by the exons CCCAGAGAGCACCTGGAGGACCTGTGTCTCAGGCTGCAAGAGGAAAACAGTCTGCTGAGACAACACACTCGTACACAGGAGCAGAGGATACGTag GATGTCTGCCAGACTGATGCGTCTCCGTCAGGCCTGTCCTGGCTCTGGTGCTGTAAAGGAGAGGGACATGGAGGACACCATGCAGGAGCTGGAAGCCCGTGTGGCTATGCTGGAGAGCCAGAAAGGAGTGCTGCAGAACAAACTGAGCCTGGCTAAGCAGCACATTATGGATATCGGGGGACGCACGCCATATAGGTTCAGTAAAG GTAAAAGTATGGAAGTGGAGGGCGGAGTCAGGAGGGCAGCCCAAACTGCCCCACCCCGCTACGGCCCAACGTTGGAAGACACCAgggcagagatggagagatt CAGGTCCAGTGTGACAGAGCAGGTGAGGGCCACAGAGCTGGAGCTGACAGCCCAGGCActcagagacacactgagagagaaggagaaggagataGAGGGGACTGTGAGGGAGATGAGGAAGCAACAGGCTGACAGACACAG AATAATTATTAGAGAGAATGTGGATCTGATCCGTCTACAAAAGCAGCTTACCGACAAGAGCACCGCCCTGAGAGTCACCCAGGAGAAGTTCAACAACCTGCAAGAG GCATATGAGAATCAGCTTGAGGAG AGTCAGAGGTCACTGAGACAAAGCCAGGGTGCTCTGCTGGAGAAAGTGGAGGAGCTGACTGAACAGCTGAagcaggagagacagagagcactgGCACTGGAGGGACAGCTTACCTCCTCTTCCCTGTCTCTACAGACCCTGGACAAG CTACAGGAGCAGATATCAGacctggagggagagagggatcTCATAAAAGAAAACTATAACACTCTACTAGAGAG TACTTTATCTGTGCAAAGCACCCATGATGGTAAGGTGGAACAATATAGAGAAGtgaagcagaggagggaggaacaggaggaaaacATCGGCAGGATGGAAATCCAGAGACTTGAGGACATGCTGCGAGCAGAGAGGGCGGAGAGAGGCAGGCTGGAGCTGGAGAAGGAGAAACTGAGATGTGAAAAGGAGCTATTAGAGGAGAGCAAGGAGCAAGAAAGAG aGTTTTCTGGAATGACGAAGGACAGTCGAGAGCATCTGGAACAGGAGGTACTCAGGTACAGAGAGCAGGTTTCTGCTCTGCAGGACAGACTGGACTCTGTCACCAAG GAGTTTGACATGAGTGTTGAGGAGCTCAGTGAAACTCTCATACAGATCAAG GCATTTAGAATGCAGCAGGAGAGCAGGGCGGGGCTGCGTTTCCTTTGGGCCGATGGGACGGTGGAGGATTCACCCCGCGAGTTGGCAAACATCCAGGTATCACATGCAGAGACTGTGCTGGAATTACAGAAAACCAGAAACATTCTTAAGCTGGAGCACCAGATCAGTAAAGAcctgcag GAAGAGTTGAACACAGTCAGCCAGAagatggggagagagagggaggagagcaggaggaggatggCAGAGAAAGACAAACTTTTATCAAAAAGAGCTCTTCAGATCAACGCTTTACAAG CTCAGTTGAAAGAATTAGCATACAGCCCCAGGAACTACAAACGGACCATACCGATGCAGTACACCTGGCCAGCAGGAGACCAGGAGGTGGTACAGTCCATAGAGGACGACCTGTCTTTCTCTCAGCTGAGGGCTGGAGAGTCACTGTTGGAGATCCACCTTAAG GCTGCCACCTTCACCCCAGCAGGGCTTCGTACTATGAGCGGTGTCCCTCATGAAGACATTGTGACATTCTGCACCTACAGCCTCTTGGACTTTGAGGTGCACTCCACTCCTCTGGTGTCAGGCAGCCAACCCAACTACGGCTTCACATCCCGCTACGCTCTAACAGCCCGAGATCTGGGCAGGCTGGGAGGTCAGGGGTCAAGGGTCAGAGTGGAGCTCCACCAGGCGTTAGGAGGGGTTAGGTTTGTGACGCATGGAAGTGGGCAGATGTCTCTCATGGGTGCCATGGAAAGAAGAGATGAGCGCATTGGTGGAAGTGTGAAAATCACAG GCTCTGAGGGCGCACTTGTTGGTGTCGTGGATTTCTGGGTACGCTTGTTTAACCCTGCAGAGCCCATAGACactgtgtcagagagagaagCTGACTGGAGAACAGCGACACAAAGGAGGCCTGTGCAGATCACTCTGGGCTGGCAAGATACTGGTCATGAG GAGTTACATGACTACGGAGGGGGGATCCCCAATGAGTTGGTGGTTATGCTGGAACGCTGTGTGGGCCTTAATTCTCGCTGGCCTGGACTTCTTCCTGATGCCTACCTGACATACAGGTTCTACGACCTGCCGCCTCACGTCTCTCAAACTGTGCAGTCCACTGCTGACCCAGTGTTCAACGATACCACCAGCTACCCACTAGCAGTCACAGCTGACGTGTTGCACTACCTGAG GTCCAGCAGTTTGTGGGTATATGTGTTTGATGACAGTGATGACCAGATACCGCCACCCTATCTGGCCAAGACCCCCATTCCACTGAGAGCCCTGGCTACAGGCAGGGAGATCAGAG GTGACTATGTCCTGAGGGATCCAGCTGGTGGACCTCGGGGCATGGTCAGGGTCTTGATAAAATGGAGGTACCCCTTCCAACCATCGGCGGATGCTGCGCTGGGTGGACAGGGAAGACAGGACAGAGAAATGGAAAGCAGtgagagggagcagaggaggagagaggaagcaTCACAGAAGCCCATTGCTAAGCCCAGAGTGAAG actcaCCTACTTGAGCCAAGAGAAACCAAAGCTGTGCAGAAAGAGACTAAACCTTTG AAAGGCTCACAGAACAAACAACCCATCCCTGTGAAACCGCTTaccacagacaggaagagatccAGCAAGAGATCGCCTGACCTTTACCAGGGCACGCCCCATCTGACCCCAGAGCCAAGACTGACCACGCCTTCTCATTCGCCAACAAGAAA ATCTTCGCCCACCACACCATCTAGGAGAAGCTCTGCCAGCTCTGCCAGGACTCAG GACCTTCCCTCTATGGATCAGGTGTCAATggacgaagaggaggaggaggaagaggagagcagTGAGAGTG ctgctgcaggagacaGTGAAACCTCAGGGTCTTCAGAATCAAGCTCACAAAgcgacatcatcatcatcccacCAAAACGGAAAATGAGGAAG GGAGACAAACTGAGGGTCGAGATTCTGTCCCTGTCGTTTGAACCATCCTCACGTGTGGCGCGCGACAAGTCAGTGCAGCGTGTTTATGTGGAATACCGGCTGCTGGGTGTCCCGATGGAGACGACAGAAACACCCATGTCCCTCCGCAAACCCACAAAGGGAGAGGAGATTCATTACAACTTCACTCGAG TGATTTATGTGGATGGTTCACAGTCAGCTCCACTCAGACAGTACCTTTACACGATGCTGGAGGGCACTGACCCCAACCAGGGCAG GTTAAAGTTCACAGTAGTCAGTGAGCCGATGGACGACGAAAAGGAGTGTGTGGACGTCGGACATGCTTTTCTGGACCTACAGGAACTGCTCCTCACTGGAAATGATGTCAGTGAGCAACAAATTGACG TCATGAGTGTGGATGAAGACAAGGAGGTGATAGGAAATCTGAAAGTATCTCTGGAAGCAGCAAAAGCTCTGACTGGGATATACCGGGAGTTTCACCAGAAAAAGGAGGCCAAGAAAGAAGATGAGACAGATgaagaagatgaggaggaggaagaggaggagaaggaggaggagaaggagaaggagaaggagaaggaagaaGACGAGCAAGAGGAGAAGCAGAAAAAAGATCCGATACCAGTaatagatgatgatgatgatgatgacagtgacTTCTGA